One segment of Fusarium oxysporum f. sp. lycopersici 4287 chromosome 7, whole genome shotgun sequence DNA contains the following:
- a CDS encoding H+/K+-exchanging ATPase: MIEDEKKDAAIFGERIHWNDDDEAVRVSRHGERRSRRRSRSRSRDSLSIHRAGSRNRADPSLVLPVTYRTVSFNIEESKGKEQAELAKARDVTTKALTDLEWHTIAPFDVEKRLTTSSTAGLSTEQAERRQREYGRNAPSPAKTHWFRTIFLYFFGGFGSILLTGCILVFVSWKPLGDPPAVANLALAIVLLAVFFIQALFNMFQDWSTSRTMSSIKNMLPEEGHVIRDGHLVDLNAADIVPGDVIRVKAGNKLPADIRLIEASSDVKFDRSVLTGESKPVAGTVDHTDTNYLETHNIGLQGTHCILGSCTGIVVATGDRTVFGRIASLTNEPKVQMTTLEKEVLYFVIIIASIMISMIAVVCIIWGAFLKKKHPDFINVPTLIVNCVSVAIAFIPEGLPISITAGLTITANLMKKNKILCKSLKTVETLGSVSVICSDKTGTLTTAKMAVSNCAVGGLNMTIENARGKFGQSKSATHPILQLRALAALCNASEFDAATKDAPLADRRIFGDATDQAVLRFAEFVDPSSVDYLRACWNKIYDLAFNSKNKFMIRCFSCTRAEAVAATLSKETAFNTDDILLTIKGAPDVLIGRCSHYVSEHGETIPLNAAMRATVEQLKNTYSSQGKRCLLLARKIVKGSDLPKNRETSEFEHAVTRGSNTGLTLVGMVAIVDPLRHDIPHVVSTLRGAGIRIAMVTGDFALTALAIAREAGIVTSQTVDDSTALQRYSPDDTKDSPISHLGAIVLSGPELMSLNEHQWKTLTHYEEIVFARTTPEQKLRIVREFQKGNVVAMTGDGVNDAPSLRAADVGISMGSGSDIAMEAADMVLLDTFSSIIIAVQYGRVVFDNLKKVISYLLPAGSFSEFWPVMAFVAFGLPQALSSFLMIIICCFTDCAAATMLSYEKPEADVLTRPPRNIKKDRLVNWQLILQAYGVNGVLQTVASFAMAFWYLQRQGIPFSELWFSFGKLPAGIDPDYYLAKTNEASSIYFVNLVVMQWFNLMATRTRRLSIFQHPPLFNPNTQNWYLFPAIIFSLAMAIFWLYIPPLQPVLGTTHVPVEHWFLPFAFGIFQLLLDEGRKFCVRRWPHGILAKLAW; this comes from the exons ATGATTGAAGACGAGAAAAAGGACGCCGCTATTTTCGGTGAGCGCATTCACTGgaacgatgacgatgaagccGTTCGGGTTTCGCGTCATGGTGAACGGCGCTCTCGTAGGCGGTCTCGCTCTCGCTCAAGGGATTCGTTGAGTATTCATAGAGCGGGCTCGAGAAATCGCGCTGACCCGTCGCTTGTTCTTCCTGTCACCTACCGCACAGT GTCGTTCAATATCGAGGAGTCAAAGGGGAAAGAACAAGCTGAACTAGCCAAGGCAAGGGACGTTACGACAAAAG CTTTGACGGACCTCGAGTGGCATACCATCGCCCCCTTCGATGTCGAGAAACGACTCACTACTTCATCCACCGCTGGCCTTTCGACCGAACAAGCTGAGAGGAGACAGCGCGAATATGGCAGAAACGCACCATCTCCCGCCAAGACGCACTGGTTCAGAACAATCTTCCTATACTTCTTTGGCGGTTTCGGAAGTATTCTGCTTACGGGTTGTATTCTCGTCTTTGTCTCGTGGAAGCCATTGGGTGATCCTCCTGCTGTTGCCAACCTG GCACTCGCCATTGTCCTCCTCGCCGTTTTCTTCATCCAAGCACTCTTCAATATGTTTCAAGACTGGTCTACCTCACGTACCATGTCCTCCATCAAGAATATGCTTCCTGAAGAAGGCCATGTTATTCGCGATGGTCATCTCGTTGACCTCAATGCTGCGGACATTGTCCCAGGCGATGTCATCAGGGTCAAGGCTGGTAACAAGCTCCCTGCTGATATTCGCTTGATCGAGGCTTCCTCCGACGTCAAGTTTGATCGCTCTGTTCTTACTGGAGAGTCTAAGCCTGTGGCGGGTACTGTAGATCATACTGATACCAACTACCTTGAGACGCATAACATTGGCCTGCAAGGTACACACTGTATACTCGGTTCGTGTACTGGTATTGTAGTTGCTACTGGTGACAGGACAGTGTTTGGACGTATCGCGAGTTTGACGAACGAGCCCAAGGTCCAGATGACGACGCTTGAGAAGGAAGTACTCTActttgtcatcatcattgccaGTATCATGATAAGTATGATCGCTGTTGTCTGCATCATTTG GGGCGCGTTcctgaagaagaaacatCCCGACTTCATCAACGTACCAACCCTAATCGTCAACTGCGTCAGCGTCGCCATTGCATTCATCCCCGAAGGTCttcccatctccatcaccGCTGGTCTCACAATCACCGCCAACCTtatgaagaagaacaagattcTCTGCAAGTCCCTCAAGACCGTGGAGACACTTGGATCTGTTTCCGTGATTTGTTCTGACAAGACCGGTACTCTTACCACA GCGAAGATGGCTGTCTCTAACTGCGCAGTCGGAGGACTCAACATGACCATCGAGAACGCTCGCGGAAAGTTTGGCCAGTCTAAATCTGCTACCCACCCGATCCTCCAACTTCGTGCTTTGGCTGCTCTTTGCAACGCATCTGAGTTTGATGCCGCTACAAAGGATGCTCCGCTGGCTGACAGAAGGATCTTTGGTGATGCGACTGATCAAGCTGTCCTCCGATTCGCCGAGTTTGTTGACCCAAGCAGCGTCGATTACCTGCGTGCTTGCTGGAACAAGATCTATGATCTTGCTTTCAACAGTAAGAACAAGTTCATGATTCGTTGCTTTTCCTGCACAAGGGCCGAGGCTGTAGCTGCTACGCTTAGCAAGGAGACCGCGTTCAACACAGACGATAT CCTCCTGACCATCAAGGGTGCTCCTGATGTTCTTATCGGTCGCTGCTCGCACTATGTCTCTGAACATGGCGAAACTATCCCTCTTAACGCGGCTATGCGAGCTACGGTGGAGCAGCTGAAGAACACATACTCTTCACAAGGTAAACGATGTTTGTTGCTTGCTCGCAAGATTGTGAAGGGCAGTGACCTCCCCAAGAATCGGGAGACGAGTGAGTTTGAGCATGCAGTTACACGGGGGTCAAACACTGGCCTCACTTTGGTTGGAATGGTCGCCATCGTCGATCCTCTCAGACATGACATTCCTCATGTCGTGAGCACGTTGCGCGGCGCTGGTATCCGAATCGCCATG GTCACTGGTGATTTCGCCCTCACTGCCCTAGCCATCGCCCGTGAAGCCGGTATCGTCACCTCCCAAACTGTCGATGACAGCACAGCCCTCCAGCGCTACAGCCCCGACGATACCAAAGACTCACCTATCTCCCACCTCGGTGCCATCGTCCTCAGCGGTCCAGAGCTCATGTCTCTCAATGAACATCAGTGGAAGACACTCACTCACTATGAGGAGATCGTATTTGCACGAACAACGCCGGAACAGAAGCTTCGAATCGTTCGTGAGTTCCAGAAAGGCAATGTTGTGGCCATGACGGGCGATGGAGTCAATGATGCTCCATCGCTTAGGGCTGCTGATGTTGGTATCTCGATGGGTAGTGGCTCGGATATTGCTATGGAGGCGGCGGATATGGTTCTGCTGGATACTTTCTCATCTATCATTATTGCTGTGCAGTATGGTCGGGTTGTGTTTGACAATCTCAAGAAG GTCATCTCATACCTCTTGCCTGCCGGCTCTTTCTCAGAGTTCTGGCCCGTCATGGCTTTTGTAGCCTTTGGCCTGCCCCAAGCTCTGTCTTCATTCCTTATGATCATCATCTG CTGCTTCACCGACTGCGCCGCCGCGACAATGCTATCCTACGAAAAGCCCGAAGCCGATGTCCTAACTCGTCCCCCTCGaaacatcaagaaggaccGCCTAGTCAACTGGCAGCTCATCCTTCAGGCATACGGAGTCAACGGTGTCCTCCAAACAGTCGCCTCCTTCGCAATGGCATTCTGGTATCTCCAGCGTCAGGGCATCCCCTTCAGTGAGCTGTGGTTCAGCTTCGGAAAGCTTCCTGCTGGTATTGATCCAGATTACTACCTGGCCAAGACCAACGAGGCTTCGTCTATCTACTTTGTCAACCTTGTTGTGATGCAGTGGTTCAATCTGATGGCGACTAGAACTCGTCGACTCAGTATCTTTCAGCATCCGCCACTGTTCAACCCGAACACGCAGAACTGGTACCTGTTCCCTGCTATCATCTTTTCGCTTGCTATGGCTATCTTCTGGCTGTACATCCCGCCTCTGCAGCCTGTTCTGGGAACGACGCATGTCCCTGTTGAACACTGGTTTCTTCCTTTTGCTTTTGGTATTTTCCAGCTTTTGTTAGATGAAGGTCGCAAGTTTTGTGTCCGGAGATGGCCTCATGGAATATTAGCCAAGTTGGCTTGGTAA